The genomic DNA TACCGCACGCGGCACCTGCTGTCCGACCCGGAGTACGGGACGCTGCGCGCCGGGCTGCGGATGAACGTCATCGGCAACCCTGGTGTGGAGAAGGTCGACTTCGAGCTGTGGTCGCTCGCGGTGTCCGCGGTGAACGGCTGCGGTCAGTGCCTCGACTCCCACGAGCAGGTGCTCCGCAAGGCGGGCGTCGACCGGGACACGATCCAGGAGGCGTTCAAGATCGCGGCGGTGATCCAGGCGGTCGGTACGACGCTGGACGCCGAGGCGGTTCTCGCGGAGTAGTTCCTACGCGGCGTGCGGCCCCGTCCACCCTTGTGGTGGGCGGGGCCCATGTGTTTCCCGCCCCCGCCGTGGCGAGGGAAGGCCGCTACGACGCCGGCGCCTCGGACGGCTCGGTCGGGGTCTGCGCCGGTGGGGTCGCCGTCGTGGCCTGGCGTACGGCCCGGTCCTGGGAGTACGAACGCAGGGACCCGACCACCGTGTTCGTCACCGCCACCAACGGCACCGCCACCACCGCACCGCCGATCCCCGCGACCATTCCGCCGGCCGCCACCGACAGCACCACCGCCAGCGGGTGGACACGGACCGCGCGGCCCAGGATGAACGGCTGGAGGATGTGGCCCTCGATCTGCTGGACCGCGAGCACCACCGCCAGCGTCAGCACCGCCGTGAAGACGCCCTGGGTCACCAGCGCCACCACGACCGCCAGCGCGCCCGACACCACCGCGCCCACCAGTGGGATGAACGCGAAGAGGAAGATGAAGACGGCGAGCGGTACGGCCATCGGGACGTCCAGGAAGTAGATTCCCAGGCCGATGAAGATCGCGTCGATCATCGCCACTATCACCGTGCCGCGCACATACGCGGTCAGCGTCCGCCAGGCCCGCGGCCCCGCTCCCGCGACGCCCGGCCGGGCCGCCGACGGCACCAGCTTCAGCGTCCACTCCCAGATGCGCCGGCCGTCGTAGAGCAGGAACAGCGTCGAGAACATGGTGAGCAGGATGCCGGTCAGCGCCTCGACGATGACCGTGACGCCCTCCAGACCCGCGGACGTTATCTGGTCCGTGTTCGCGCCGACGGCCTCGCGCAGGTTCTTCGCGATCTCGTTGATCTGCTTGGGCGTGACGTGGAAGGGGCTGTTCAGCAGCCACTTCCGCAGTTCGTCGATACCGTCCTGGACCTGGTTGGAGAGGTTGTCGATGTTCTCCATGACCTGCCAGGTCACGAACCACCCGATCAGACCCATCACGACGAAGCCGAGGATCGCGGTCAGCGCGGTCGCGAGGCCGCGCGGCACGCCGTGACGGGTCAGGCGTGCCACGGTGGGCTGAAGCAGTGCCGTGATGAGCAGCGCGGCCACGAAGGCCAGCACGACCAGCTGTACGGCGCTGATGACCCGCATCAACACCCAGACGGTGCCCGCGAGTACGAGCAGCCGCCAACCGGCCTCCGCCGCGACCCTCATCCCCCACGGCACGGCCACGGCGGGATCGGGACGGGCGGAGACGGCGGGAGCGTACTCGGGAGGGGGCGGGACGTGGTCCGGGGTCTGAGCGGGAACCGGGGGCGAGCCGTCCGACGGCGCGTCGGACGTCTCCTTCTCCACCTCGGCGCGGCGCTCGTCCAACCGCTCACCCATCTCGGTCAGTCCGGCGCCGAGCCGGCCGATCCACCGTGGCACCTTCGACATGATCCGTCCTCTTCCCCCGTTGCTCCCCACCACTCCCCCCTGGAGTCGTCGGTTCCGACCGTACATGGCCGGGGCTCCCACGACCGAAGCCCCTCACCTTTAGACGGTGAGGGGCTTCGGGAGGTTGAGCGGCGGCCGGGGCCGCGGTCGGCTCAGTACCAGTGGTTGGCCTGCCAGAAGGACCAGGCCTCGCACGGACTGCCGTAGCGGCTGTCCATGTAGTTGAGGCCCCACTTGATCTGGGTGGCCGGGTTGGTCTGCCAGTCGGAACCGACGGACGACATCTTGGAGCCGGGCAGCGCCTGGAAGAGACCGTAGGCGCCGGAAGAGGCGTTGACCGCCTTGTAGTTCCAGCTGGACTCGTGGTCCACGATGTTGCTGAAGCACTGGAACTGGCCGCTCGGCACCATCTGGGTCGCCATCGCCTGGATCTGCGCGATGGTGTACGAGCCCTGGACGGGGAAGCTGGTGGAGCGGACCGAGGCGCGGCTGGCCTTGGTCTCGGCCTCCTTGCGCGCCTTCGCGTCGGCTTCCGCCTTCTTCGCGGCCTTCTGCTTGGCGACCGCGTCCTCGGCTGCCTGCTTGCGGGCCGACGCCTCGGCGTCCTTCTTGGCGCTCGCATCCGCGGCGATGGCCTGTGCGTCGGCCTGCTGCGTCAGGGATGCGGTCTGTACCTGGGCCTGCTGACCCGCGGGGATGTCCGCGAGAAGCGTCGAGTCGCTCGCCAGTGCTTCGGCGTCGCTCGAGGGCTGCCCGGTGCTGCCCGAGGCAACACCAGTCACGGCGCCGACAGCGGTGACCGCGGTGGCCGAAGCCACTGCGAATCCCCGGACCGAAATCCGGCTCACACGGTTTCCTTCCAGCATCGCCCGCCACAGGTGACCCTTGCGGACGCAATCGTGCCCTTGACGCTGGCCTCCCAACTGCTTGGTCACGGGAGGCGCGGGCCCGGTGGGCAACTCCCTTGAGGGGAGCGCCGCGTGGTACTCGGGCGGCATACGACGGCTCTATGGAGTTCTGGTGCTTCTGCTGTGCCGTACCGCTGGGGGTACAGGTGTGTCGTATGCGGGGCCTGACAGGAAGGAGACTCTGCCGCACCCGGATACCGCGAGGCAATTCTGCGTTGCGTGTGAAAGCTCACA from Streptomyces avermitilis MA-4680 = NBRC 14893 includes the following:
- a CDS encoding AI-2E family transporter, with protein sequence MSKVPRWIGRLGAGLTEMGERLDERRAEVEKETSDAPSDGSPPVPAQTPDHVPPPPEYAPAVSARPDPAVAVPWGMRVAAEAGWRLLVLAGTVWVLMRVISAVQLVVLAFVAALLITALLQPTVARLTRHGVPRGLATALTAILGFVVMGLIGWFVTWQVMENIDNLSNQVQDGIDELRKWLLNSPFHVTPKQINEIAKNLREAVGANTDQITSAGLEGVTVIVEALTGILLTMFSTLFLLYDGRRIWEWTLKLVPSAARPGVAGAGPRAWRTLTAYVRGTVIVAMIDAIFIGLGIYFLDVPMAVPLAVFIFLFAFIPLVGAVVSGALAVVVALVTQGVFTAVLTLAVVLAVQQIEGHILQPFILGRAVRVHPLAVVLSVAAGGMVAGIGGAVVAVPLVAVTNTVVGSLRSYSQDRAVRQATTATPPAQTPTEPSEAPAS
- a CDS encoding transglycosylase SLT domain-containing protein, producing the protein MLEGNRVSRISVRGFAVASATAVTAVGAVTGVASGSTGQPSSDAEALASDSTLLADIPAGQQAQVQTASLTQQADAQAIAADASAKKDAEASARKQAAEDAVAKQKAAKKAEADAKARKEAETKASRASVRSTSFPVQGSYTIAQIQAMATQMVPSGQFQCFSNIVDHESSWNYKAVNASSGAYGLFQALPGSKMSSVGSDWQTNPATQIKWGLNYMDSRYGSPCEAWSFWQANHWY
- a CDS encoding alkyl hydroperoxide reductase, which codes for MALDELKAAVPDYAKDLRLNLGSVIGNSDLPQQQLWGTVLACAIASRSPRVLRELEPQAKANLSPEAYTAAKSAAAIMAMNNVFYRTRHLLSDPEYGTLRAGLRMNVIGNPGVEKVDFELWSLAVSAVNGCGQCLDSHEQVLRKAGVDRDTIQEAFKIAAVIQAVGTTLDAEAVLAE